From one Triticum urartu cultivar G1812 chromosome 3, Tu2.1, whole genome shotgun sequence genomic stretch:
- the LOC125543532 gene encoding NAC domain-containing protein 74-like: METLRDMALPPGFGFHPKDTELVAHYLKKKILGQKIEYDIIPEVDIYKHEPWDLPAKCNVPTQDNKWHFFAARDRKYPNGARSNRATVAGYWKSTGKDRAIKVDKRTIGTKKTLVFHEGRPPTGKRTEWIMHEYYIDENECQACPDMKDAFVLCKVTKRIDWTSENGNEVGNNNPQPQQANVAAILAVSVEQPDTAASSIIGDELPSDAATVAIPAHTTPDGNDDLKEWLEELLDTSFDPSANTAVDSVSAQLSPDEQNAESSNIGAMAPKVELDYASPNQTVVDDTDFLLPDDIHSMLYPGSDDFTSWQQTYFTAADPFSLSNNFMEEFQMKELQLPLENNGPNLYEPADTGIVVRTRHGGTSAASAPPYKARLQQSLGRMVTSSSESINQTIKFVDNNGHLDLMTNVKHQKKHVRDITSARQSDAKKCGGHNNQGFLRGVQRAFRGCSATGLNILVALCMVGVAAAILHHGRHRGGISL, encoded by the exons ATGGAAACTCTACGTGACATGGCTCTGCCACCAGGATTTGGATTCCATCCCAAGGACACTGAACTCGTTGCTCACTATCTGAAAAAGAAAATACTCGGTCAGAAAATCGAATATGACATTATACCAGAGGTGGATATATACAAGCATGAACCATGGGATTTACCTG CAAAGTGCAATGTTCCAACCCAGGATAACAAGTGGCATTTCTTTGCTGCTCGAGACAGAAAGTATCCTAATGGTGCTCGGTCAAATAGGGCAACGGTTGCTGGGTATTGGAAGTCTACTGGAAAAGACCGGGCCATTAAGGTGGATAAGCGGACCATAGGAACAAAGAAAACTTTAGTTTTTCATGAAGGTCGGCCTCCCACTGGAAAACGTACTGAGTGGATTATGCATGAATACTACAtagatgagaatgaatgtcaagcCTGCCCTGATATGAAG GATGCCTTTGTTCTATGTAAAGTTACTAAAAGAATTGACTGGACATCAGAGAATGGTAACGAGGTGGGCAATAATAACCCTCAGCCACAACAAGCAAATGTTGCTGCTATTTTAGCTGTCAGTGTTGAACAACCAGATACTGCTGCATCATCAATTATTGGTGATGAACTTCCAAGTGATGCTGCTACGGTAGCTATCCCTGCTCACACAACTCCAGATGGGAATGATGACCTTAAAGAATGGCTGGAAGAACTGCTTGATACCTCCTTTGATCCTTCTGCTAACACTGCAGTGGATTCTGTTTCTGCTCAACTGTCTCCGGATGAACAAAATGCTGAATCATCG AACATTGGTGCTATGGCTCCGAAGGTGGAACTGGACTATGCCAGTCCTAACCAGACTGTGGTAGACGATACAGACTTCCTGTTGCCAGATGATATTCACTCCATGTTGTATCCTGGTAGTGATGACTTCACTTCATGGCAGCAAACATACTTTACGGCGGCGGATCCCTTCAGTCTGTCAAACAACTTCATGGAGGAATTTCAGATGAAAGAGCTACAGTTACCTCTGGAAAATAATGGGCCTAATCTGTATGAACCTGCTGATACTGGAATTGTAGTGCGAACACGTCATGGGGGAACATCTGCAGCCAGCGCTCCACCATACAAGGCTCGACTTCAGCAAAGTCTTGGCAGGATGGTTACGAGCAGCTCTGAATCCATCAACCAGACTATCAAGTTCGTTGACAACAACGGTCATCTTGATCTCATGACTAATGTGAAACACCAGAAGAAACATGTGCGTGATATTACTTCTGCCAGGCAGTCTGATGCAAAGAAGTGTGGAGGTCACAACAACCAAGGATTTCTCAGGGGCGTCCAAAGGGCATTTAGAGGCTGTTCAGCAACAGGACTGAATATACTCGTTGCTCTTTGCATGGTTGGAGTTGCTGCAGCAATACTGCACCATGGACGTCACCGTGGTGGGATCAGTTTGTAG
- the LOC125543531 gene encoding uncharacterized protein LOC125543531, with amino-acid sequence MEARCWTGAARHLGGSGAPWASLATGWVLLLVWEGRRCSVAAGCARGGGEGWPDPIWNGFSSGCCRGRRGLWQLGPAASGGCVCWWWSAVVVGLVRRIRPGPRRGQLVVAAASRAGGCACPRRLSCSELAGRRGLGRGLAWLLSRPWVAPRRLGRSTAAAAGMFRRRFVRGSLVSAFASSLHRPAVTSSKGCPSPSCGPSLVSRPVRQDRTRLTHGAAGLSSSRTWCRKTELVSRPVLQDGSMEASLAGLLGLGAGGCPGV; translated from the exons ATGGAGGCGCGCTGCTGGACCGGGGCGGCGCGACATCTGGGCGGCTCGGGGGCGCCCTGGGCTTCCTTGGCTACGGGGTGGGTTCTGCTCCTGGTGTGGGAGGGCCGGCGGTGTTCTGTGGCGGCGGGGTGTGCTCGGGGTGGTGGTGAGGGGTGGCCAGATCCGATCTGGAATGGCTTCTCCTCCGGCTGCTGTCGCGGGCGGCGCGGGCTGTGGCAGCTCGGGCCGGCCGCCTCCGGTGGCTGCGTGTGCTGGTGGTGGTCCGCTGTGGTGGTTGGGCTGGTTCGGCGGATTCGTCCTGGCCCCCGGCGGGGTCAGCTGGTGGTTGCGGCGGCCAGCCGTGCTGGTGGTTGTGCGTGCCCCCGGCGTCTCTCATGCTCCGAGCTCGCCGGGCGGCGCGGGTTGGGCAGGGGCCTGGCGTGGCTCCTGTCCCGGCCGTGGGTGGCTCCACGGCGGCTTGGCAGGTCAACTGCGGCGGCGGCTGGCATGTTCCGGCGTCGGTTCGTCCGTGGCAGTCTTGTGTCGGCCTTCGCTTCCTCTCTTCATCGTCCGGCCGTTACTTCGTCGAAGGGTTGTCCATCTCCCAGCTGCGGTCCATCGCTCGTCTCACGACCGGTGCGGCAG GACCGAACTCGTCTCACGCACGGTGCAGCAGGACTGAGCTCGTCTCGCACATGGTGCCGCAAGACAGAGCTCGTCTCGCGCCCGGTGCTGCAGGACGGGTCGATGGAGGCCAGTTTGGCCGGTCTTTTGGGTCTCGGCGCTGGGGGTTGCCCAGGGGTATGA
- the LOC125543529 gene encoding uncharacterized protein LOC125543529 isoform X1: protein MGANCCIAAKQRPQPCIIPVEVSAYRNVRHSPSWSFRWDNRTHIEDIMEIPTFLSNHSSGSIRPETKSGSIAPIEGFSNGGSPSELFHKVKWQKSEKKMETSKVAQSDPRADRPTASNSSPEAKLCRKSLDMVSVASDTKASTSVPSTPPVVSRADPSSSRGHSLGMDTDSMRKARRSPGYQLYRQVSDSKIPSLRSLNESNSPEGRPSSSMLSVCSNDLSVAGSHGESSDGWSMRTFSEMVASSQRERWSIDSELLGSVSSKMTRSNASNHTTVSPDQEVCKLCLKLLKERSAWNAQDLGVVAVLLCGHVYHADCLDSLTAEAEKYDPPCPVCTHGEQCTVKLFGKLESKIKNKMPTNVILDGDLDGSSKHQKKSKRVPRLGTSISMKDSFSRPFLRRHFSIGSRSPRLVSESESTRKKGFWARHWRE from the exons ATGGGAGCTAATTGCTGTATAGCTGCAAAGCAGAGGCCTCAGCCATGTATCATTCCAGTTGAAGTGTCAGCTTACAGGAATGTAAGACACTCCCCATCATGGAGCTTCCGATGGGATAACAGAACACATATAGAAGACATAATGGAAATCCCCACATTTTTGTCCAACCATAGTAGTGGAAGCATTAGGCCTGAAACGAAGAGTGGTTCCATTGCGCCAATTGAAGGCTTTTCTAATGGAGGTAGCCCATCTGAACTGTTCCACAAGGTCAAGTGGCAGAAATCAGAAAAGAAGATGGAAACATCTAAAGTTGCACAATCTGATCCTAGAG CAGATAGACCCACTGCAAGTAACTCCTCCCCCGAG GCAAAGCTTTGCAGGAAATCACTGGACATGGTAAGTGTTGCTTCAGATACGAAGGCATCAACCTCTGTCCCTTCAACACCACCTGTAGTATCCAGAGCAGATCCTTCATCCTCTAGGGGGCATTCTCTAGGGATGGATACAGACTCAATGAGGAAAGCACGTCGCTCACCAGGATATCAACTATATAGACAGGTCTCAGACAGCAAGATTCCATCTCTCAGGTCTCTCAATGAGAGCAACTCCCCTGAAGGAAGGCCTTCCTCTTCCATGCTCTCAGTCTGCAGCAATGATTTATCTGTAGCAGGATCACATGGAGAGTCATCTGATGGTTGGTCAATGCGAACATTTTCTGAAATGGTTGCATCATCCCAAAGAGAGAGATGGTCAATTGATAGTGAGCTCTTAGGTTCCGTTTCAAGTAAAATGACTCGATCAAATGCTTCAAATCATACTACCGTCTCCCCTGACCAAGAGGTGTGCAAACTATGTTTAAAGCTACTAAAGGAAAGGTCAGCGTGGAATGCCCAGGATCTGGGTGTTGTCGCTGTTTTATTGTGCGGCCATGTTTACCATGCTGACTGCCTGGATAGCTTAACTGCAGAAGCTGAGAAATATGATCCTCCTTGTCCCGTATGCACCCACGGTGAACAATGTACTGTGAAGCTATTCGGTAAGCTGGAATCAAAGATAAAGAATAAGATGCCTACAAATGTGATACTCGACGGTGATCTAGATGGGAGCTCTAAGCATCAAAAGAAAAGTAAGAGAGTTCCCAGATTAGGCACAAGTATTAGCATGAAGGACTCGTTCAGTCGGCCATTTTTGAGGAGGCATTTCTCAATTGGCTCCCGGTCACCCCGGTTAGTTTCAGAGAGCGAGTCAACAAGGAAGAAGGGCTTCTGGGCGAGGCACTGGAGAGAATAG
- the LOC125543529 gene encoding uncharacterized protein LOC125543529 isoform X2, which translates to MGANCCIAAKQRPQPCIIPVEVSAYRNVRHSPSWSFRWDNRTHIEDIMEIPTFLSNHSSGSIRPETKSGSIAPIEGFSNGGSPSELFHKVKWQKSEKKMETSKVAQSDPRDRPTASNSSPEAKLCRKSLDMVSVASDTKASTSVPSTPPVVSRADPSSSRGHSLGMDTDSMRKARRSPGYQLYRQVSDSKIPSLRSLNESNSPEGRPSSSMLSVCSNDLSVAGSHGESSDGWSMRTFSEMVASSQRERWSIDSELLGSVSSKMTRSNASNHTTVSPDQEVCKLCLKLLKERSAWNAQDLGVVAVLLCGHVYHADCLDSLTAEAEKYDPPCPVCTHGEQCTVKLFGKLESKIKNKMPTNVILDGDLDGSSKHQKKSKRVPRLGTSISMKDSFSRPFLRRHFSIGSRSPRLVSESESTRKKGFWARHWRE; encoded by the exons ATGGGAGCTAATTGCTGTATAGCTGCAAAGCAGAGGCCTCAGCCATGTATCATTCCAGTTGAAGTGTCAGCTTACAGGAATGTAAGACACTCCCCATCATGGAGCTTCCGATGGGATAACAGAACACATATAGAAGACATAATGGAAATCCCCACATTTTTGTCCAACCATAGTAGTGGAAGCATTAGGCCTGAAACGAAGAGTGGTTCCATTGCGCCAATTGAAGGCTTTTCTAATGGAGGTAGCCCATCTGAACTGTTCCACAAGGTCAAGTGGCAGAAATCAGAAAAGAAGATGGAAACATCTAAAGTTGCACAATCTGATCCTAGAG ATAGACCCACTGCAAGTAACTCCTCCCCCGAG GCAAAGCTTTGCAGGAAATCACTGGACATGGTAAGTGTTGCTTCAGATACGAAGGCATCAACCTCTGTCCCTTCAACACCACCTGTAGTATCCAGAGCAGATCCTTCATCCTCTAGGGGGCATTCTCTAGGGATGGATACAGACTCAATGAGGAAAGCACGTCGCTCACCAGGATATCAACTATATAGACAGGTCTCAGACAGCAAGATTCCATCTCTCAGGTCTCTCAATGAGAGCAACTCCCCTGAAGGAAGGCCTTCCTCTTCCATGCTCTCAGTCTGCAGCAATGATTTATCTGTAGCAGGATCACATGGAGAGTCATCTGATGGTTGGTCAATGCGAACATTTTCTGAAATGGTTGCATCATCCCAAAGAGAGAGATGGTCAATTGATAGTGAGCTCTTAGGTTCCGTTTCAAGTAAAATGACTCGATCAAATGCTTCAAATCATACTACCGTCTCCCCTGACCAAGAGGTGTGCAAACTATGTTTAAAGCTACTAAAGGAAAGGTCAGCGTGGAATGCCCAGGATCTGGGTGTTGTCGCTGTTTTATTGTGCGGCCATGTTTACCATGCTGACTGCCTGGATAGCTTAACTGCAGAAGCTGAGAAATATGATCCTCCTTGTCCCGTATGCACCCACGGTGAACAATGTACTGTGAAGCTATTCGGTAAGCTGGAATCAAAGATAAAGAATAAGATGCCTACAAATGTGATACTCGACGGTGATCTAGATGGGAGCTCTAAGCATCAAAAGAAAAGTAAGAGAGTTCCCAGATTAGGCACAAGTATTAGCATGAAGGACTCGTTCAGTCGGCCATTTTTGAGGAGGCATTTCTCAATTGGCTCCCGGTCACCCCGGTTAGTTTCAGAGAGCGAGTCAACAAGGAAGAAGGGCTTCTGGGCGAGGCACTGGAGAGAATAG